CACGAGGGCGGTACCGAGAAATGCGAGCCAGATCAATGTCGCGGCCACCAGCGCGGCGACGGCGCTCGGTGCGCCACGCCGTGAGCTGCGCGGTATCGGCAACGCGCGACGGCGCCAGACGCAGAGCAGAACGCCGATGCAGGTCAACGCGAGCAGCGCCATTATCTGCGCAAAGGTCGATGGCGCATCGAGCACACCAATGCGATCGGAATAGGTGTGCCCATAAGCGCCGGCCGTACCACTGATGCGACCCGTGGCATCGGCGAAAAACTGGATGTGCTGATCATTCTCAACCGAGCGGAAGCTCAACGCCCCATCCTGTACATAGCGTTTGGCCTGTGCGCCATCGCTGACGAGAAGATAACCCTCAGGCGTAATGCCGACGTCGACCACACTGTCGATCGCGGTGAAAAACTTTTCCAGCGTGGAATAATTGCGTCGCTCGTTCTGGTAACTGCCGACAAAACGCTGACCGCTGATAGCAAAATCCTTGGCCGGTTGCGGCAACGCGCTGGGGTTTGCATCGGCCAGAAAATGCTCGAAGATCAGGCGCGGCAACGTGGTTGCGAATTCGCGTCCGCTATCGGTGTTGGCCGAAACGAATACCGCAACTCCGGCTTCGGGCAGCACGACCATGTCCGACAGAAAATACAAGGTCGCGCCGCCGTGTTCGAGGCTTTCGTAACGGCCATATGGTATGCGAAAAAATCCGTGCGCGATGCCGCCAACCTTGTCGCCGTTGCGATAGGTGATCTTGCCGAGTTCGTCGAAACTCGCGGCCGGCAAAATCGTCTTGCCATCTAGGCTGCCGCCATTCAAAAGCATGCGCATGTAGCGCGCCATGTCGGCCGCCGTGCTCGATCCGGCGCCCGCCGGACTCAGCGCCGAAATGTATTCGAACGGCTCGGTCTTGAATCCGCCAGCGGCGCGATGAAATCCACTCGACCACGCCTTCGCCAGCGCCGCATCGACATGGCGCGCATCGCTCGCCGGCAACGGTTCACGAAAGGTAGTGTGCTGCATGCCGAGTGGCACGAGGATGTGCCGCTCGACATAAACCTCGAACGGCTCACCGGATACGTGCGCGACGATGGCGCCGAGCAGCCCGACCGAATAATTCGAATACACCGCATGCGTTTCCGGTTCGCGCACACGTTGCGGGCGATAACGCGCGAGATAGTCGTCGAGACTCAGCACATCCTTGCTCGATTTCTTGAACAGATGACCGAGTGCGCTGTCCTCGAAACCCGCGGTGTGGCTGAGCAGATGCCAGAGCTTGATCGGCATGTGGCCGTCATCGATCAGCTTCAGTTTTTCGGGCAGATAATTATTGATCGGTGCATCGAGCTGCAACTTGCCTTGCTCAATCAACTGCATGGTCGCGATGTAGGTGAAGGTCTTGGAAATCGAACCGATACGAAACAGCGTCGAAGCGGGATCGACATCGCGCGGTGGATCGAACGCCGCAGTGCCATAACCGCGCAGCAGCAGGTCGCTGTTGCGATCGACCACGGCCACCGTGACACCGGCGATGCCATCCTTGGTCATGTAGGCGCGCACCACACCATCGACAAATTCGGCGAGCTGTGCCGGCGCGATCAGCGGTGCCGGCGTGATCACCACCGGCGTTGCCGGCGGCGCCTCGTTCGGCTTCGGCGACACGTTCGGCGCGGCAGTGGCAATCGCTGCGACCGGCGTCTTGTGTGGATCGGGCGACGCCGCGATTTGCGCAAACGCCGCGTCGTTAGCAAACAACAATGAACCCAGCAACAAGGTGGCGGCGCAGGCCGCGATACGAGCGAATTTCATGACTATTTCCCTTTCGCGGAAAACGGGGATGGCATACGAAATGATGGTCAGTGTGCAGCGGGCGCGACATAACCCGGGCCGCGCACGACACGTCCCGGCATCGCGCCGGTATGTTCACCGTTGCGCAACACCTGCACGCCGTTTACGAGGACATCGCGCACGCCGCTGGCGAATTGCTGCGGCTGTTCGTAGCTCGCGTGGTCGGCGATCGTAGCCGGATCGAACACCACGATATCGGCGAAATAACCCGGCGCGAGGTGACCGCGATCCTTGAGCTTGAAATTCTCCGCGGGCAACGCCGAAAGCCGGCGGATCGCATCGGGCAGAACCGCGACATGTTCATCACGCACATAACGACCGAGGAAACGCGCAACGTTGCCGTAGGCGCGCGGATGCGGCTGCAGTTTGGCGAGCACACCTTCGGGCGCGTACGAGCCTTCGTCGGAACCGAGACTGACCCAGGATTGGCTCAGCCCGAGTTTGACGTTTTCCTCGGACATGATGAAAAAAATCGTGTCGATGCGTGAGTGATCCTCGATGATCAAATCGACCGCCACATCTTCCGCCGACGTGCCACGCAGCGCCGCAACTTGCGCCAGCGTCTTGCCGGTCAGCGGCTTGAGTTTTTCGCTGTTGAAGCCGTTCAGCAGGATATGTTCCGGCCCGCCGGTGGCGTAGCAGATATTTTCCCAACCGTTGCCGGGGCGGCGCATTTCAGCGACTACACGCGCGCGAATCTGCGGTTGTTTCAAGCGCTCGATCCACGCGTCCATGCCGCCTTCCTGCAGCGCCGTATCCATGCACGCATTGAGACCAGTGCCGCCCGCGGTGTAGGCGTACATGTTGGCGCTGACCGACACGCCTTGCGCGCGCGCCGCCGCGATGCGCGCGATCGCCTGCGGCATCTTCGACCAGTTGTCGCGACCCGCAGCTTTCATGTGGTAGATCTCAGCGTGACCGCCGCTGGCGCGCGCGATACCGATGAGTTCATCGATGCCTTCGAGCAGGCGATCACCCTCGCTGCGCATGTGCGAAATGTAACCGCCGCCCGACTCCGCCGCGGCCGTGGCGAGCGCAGTCAATTCGGCGGTCGTCGCATAAGTGCCAGGCGCATAGATCAGCGCCGAACCGACGCCAAGCGCACCTTGCTGCATCGCTTCGCGCACAAGATTCTGCATGCGTCGCAACTCGTCTGCCGACGGCGCGCGATTGGCATCACCGAGCACATTCTGGCGCACCGTGGTGGCGCCGACAAACGACGCGACATTGGTCGACACGCCCTTGTGCTGCAAGAATTCGAGGTATTCGCCGAGCGTGGTCCAGGTGATGTCGTATTTGATATCACCCTGCTCTTTTTTCATGTCGGCTTTAATCGCATCCGTCAGCGGGCCGTACGACCAACCCTCGCCGAATACTTCCAGCGTGACGCCCTGCATCAGGTCTGATGAGGAACGTCCATCGGCGATGAGGGTATCCGTCGCCCACGACAACATGTTGATGAAACCCGGTGCGACCGCCAGACCCGACGCGTCGATTTCGCGCGTGGACTGGGCCGCATGCAAGTCGCCGATCGCGACGATGCGGTCGCCGCGCACGGCAACATCGGCGATGCGCCCGGGCAATCCGCTGCCATCGTAAATCGTGCCGTGGCGAACGATCAGATCGTAACTGGATGGCGACGTGATGCGTGCGGTCGTTTGACAACCGCCAAGCACAAGGATCAGCAACAGGCTCGGCAAACCCCGTCGATAATTGGATGGCATATTCGGACTCCCCAGTCAGTAGCAGAGGATAGCGCGATGCGGCGATCTGCCCAAGGGTCTTGGGTCAGAAATTTTCGTCCGGCAAATCGCCGAACAGCCAGCCGGTCTTGGTGCCGCTGAGGGTTTTTGCCATGTGATATTTCGCGATCGGCGCACGACAGATCGGCCCGAGCAAGGCATCACGCAAACCGCTTGCAACGCGCGAATCGGATTGAAAAAAAGGCGTCAGCCATTTGCTCGCGGTCTGGTAATAACGCAGATGCGCATGGCGTTTTTGCGAGTAGCTTGCGAGCGCTGTCGGGATGTCGTCTTGCGCGGCCAGACACTGCGCCAGAACCGCCGCATCGACCAGCGCGAGATTCGCGCCTTGCCCGAGTTGCGGACTGGTCGCATGCGCGCAATCGCCGATGCACACCACGCGTCCGTCGTGCCAGTGGCGCATGCGTACGTCGGCATAACTCGCAAACGTCAGTTGCTCGGGCGAACGGATATGCGCGAGCACCGACTCGATCGGCGCGAGTGCCAGCACATCGTCTTTCCATGCCTGCAAACCTTCATTGCGCCAGTGCGCCAAGCGATCCGCGCGCAGGCTCCAGAACAGGCTGATCACGGGCAGATTTTTTTGCTGATACGCATACCCTGTGGACATCAGTCCGAGCATTTGTCCGGCGTGCCGAAACCATTGGCGCAAGACGCCGCTAGTCACACCGTCGTCGGGAATAATCGCCCACAACGCGCCCCACGGATATGGCGTCACGGTCTGCGGAATGGACAGCGATGCGCGCAGCGATGAGCGGGTGCCGTCGGCAATCACCACACCATCGAATTCGCCAAGCGATGTGTCGTCGTTGAACAATTCAACGCTGTCGGCGTGATGAAAAAAACGCGTCACCGCGGTTGCGATGCGCACCTCGATAGCCGCAACCAGCACCGCCTGCCACAACACTGAAAACAACGTGCCGCGATGCAGACCGAGGCCGAATTGCTGCGCATCCCAATCGTGATAACGCACGTCGAGCACGGTGCGGCCATGTGCATTGGTGCCGAACAAACGATCGTTGCGCGCGCCGTGAGCGAGAATTTCATCGAGCAATCCGAGCGCCTGTAAAACACGCATTCCCGCCGGTTGCAGAAGAATGCCCGCACCTACTGCGGTGGGATTATCGACGCGCTCGAACAGCGTAATACGATGGCCGGCGCGTGCCAGAAATAACGCGCTTGCCGCACCTGCCGTGCCGCCACCGATGACGGCGATATTGCGTGTGCGCGGTGGCATGAGCCGGCAACGATCAGTCGTGACACTGAATATCTGGGCAAGCCTTCAGCTCGATCTGCACAGTGGCATGGCGGATCTGGTAACGCTCGTGCAAGAGCTGCTTGATGTCGCGCAGCACCTGGTCGCTATCGATTTTTTCGGCGTCGGTGCTGGTCGCAAGCCGCACATGCAAGGTCGCCATGTGGGCGCCGCCGACGAGTTGCCAAAAGTGCAAGTGATGCACGTCTTGCACAGCGGCGACATCCTGCAACAGTGTTGCCGTGACTTGCGCATGATCGATGTTATCCGGCGTGCCTTCGAGCAGGATATGCCCCGAGCGTTGCAGCAAACGCCACGCGCCACGCAGGATCAACAGCGATACCAGCACCGACAAAATCGGGTCGGCCTGCAGCCAGCCGAAATAACGGATCAGCAACGCTGCGACCACCGCGCCGAGCGAACCGAGCAGGTCGCCCAGCACATGCAGATTCGCACTGCGCATGTTCAGATCTTCATCGCCATGCGCATGACCATGATCGCCGTGCGCATGCGGTCCGACATGCAACACACGCAGCACCAGCGCATTGATAACGAGCCCGGCTAGCGCGATCCAGAACATCACGCCGGACAAGATCGCTTCCGGCTTGAACAGGCGCATGCCGGCTTCGGTGACGATCCACGCCACCAGCAAAAACTGGATCAGCGCATTGCTGTAGGCGGCCAGCACTTCGAGGCGGGCGTAACCGAAACTGCGTCGCGCATCGGGCGGACGTCGCGAAAAATGCGCGCCGGCCCAGGCCAGCAGCAACGCTAACGCATCGACCAGCATGTGGCCGGCATCAGCGATCAACGCGAGCGAGCCCGACCACCAGCCGCCACCGGCTTCGACCAGCAAGGTGATCAAGGTGAGGGCGAATGCGAGTAGCAGACGGGATTCGTTGCGCGAGGTCGGCGCCGGATCTTTTATGGCCTGATTTTTTATGGCGCGATCTTTTATGGCATGCGCTGCGTGCGATGCATGCGGATGATCGTCATCGTCATCGTGCGAATGCGGCGTACTCATTTTGTGGATCGCCAGCGGCGGATAAGGAAGCTCATGCTAGGCAAAGTCGGCGCCGTTACACAATCACCTGCGTCAGCATGACCATGCGTTTGATCGAACATTCTCAGCAAAAATAGAGAAGTATTACGACGACGTTTCAGTGAACGCAAAACGAATCGTGTACATGCATCTGCACGTGCGAGAGACGCAGATTGATCAGATGCGCAATCGTCACCAGCGTGCCGCCGGTTGCCACCAACAAGGCATGTGTCGTGCTGCCGGCATGGCCATCGAGCGCGGAGCCGGTCCACAACAAAACCAGGCCCGGCAACAGAAACCAGAACGCGCGAAAAACGTGATGGCGGCGATAACCGATAATGAGCGTCACCGATGCCAGCACCGTGGCGAACGCGATGAACGCGTGCTCGAAACCGTGATCGGCAAGAAATGTCAGGCCGAGCGCCGGCAGCAATGCAAGTACGAACGGCAATGCCGCACAATGCAGCGCGCACAAAAACGCCGCTGACGCGCCGAGCCGATCGGCGAGACGGATCAATTTTCCCGGTGGCTTGGGTGATTGCGATGGCTGCAAGAAGATCTCCGGCACGACGTTGTGGTTATAATATAACATATACGTTGTCGGATTGACTACTGCCCGTGCCGATGCCGATTGTCGATGGCACAGCGGCAGGCAAGAGTACGCAATCGCCGCGACGTATCCCCGCAAACCCCGTAGGCTAGTACGATGACCGAAAAACCTGCCACCGATTCCATCATCACTCTGCGCGATCTGCGTTTCGCGTGGCCGCGTGGTCACGATGTGCTGGAGATCCCGCTGCTGCAGGTCGCTCGCGGC
The sequence above is drawn from the Pseudolysobacter antarcticus genome and encodes:
- a CDS encoding N-acyl-D-amino-acid deacylase family protein; this translates as MPSNYRRGLPSLLLILVLGGCQTTARITSPSSYDLIVRHGTIYDGSGLPGRIADVAVRGDRIVAIGDLHAAQSTREIDASGLAVAPGFINMLSWATDTLIADGRSSSDLMQGVTLEVFGEGWSYGPLTDAIKADMKKEQGDIKYDITWTTLGEYLEFLQHKGVSTNVASFVGATTVRQNVLGDANRAPSADELRRMQNLVREAMQQGALGVGSALIYAPGTYATTAELTALATAAAESGGGYISHMRSEGDRLLEGIDELIGIARASGGHAEIYHMKAAGRDNWSKMPQAIARIAAARAQGVSVSANMYAYTAGGTGLNACMDTALQEGGMDAWIERLKQPQIRARVVAEMRRPGNGWENICYATGGPEHILLNGFNSEKLKPLTGKTLAQVAALRGTSAEDVAVDLIIEDHSRIDTIFFIMSEENVKLGLSQSWVSLGSDEGSYAPEGVLAKLQPHPRAYGNVARFLGRYVRDEHVAVLPDAIRRLSALPAENFKLKDRGHLAPGYFADIVVFDPATIADHASYEQPQQFASGVRDVLVNGVQVLRNGEHTGAMPGRVVRGPGYVAPAAH
- a CDS encoding serine hydrolase domain-containing protein; its protein translation is MKFARIAACAATLLLGSLLFANDAAFAQIAASPDPHKTPVAAIATAAPNVSPKPNEAPPATPVVITPAPLIAPAQLAEFVDGVVRAYMTKDGIAGVTVAVVDRNSDLLLRGYGTAAFDPPRDVDPASTLFRIGSISKTFTYIATMQLIEQGKLQLDAPINNYLPEKLKLIDDGHMPIKLWHLLSHTAGFEDSALGHLFKKSSKDVLSLDDYLARYRPQRVREPETHAVYSNYSVGLLGAIVAHVSGEPFEVYVERHILVPLGMQHTTFREPLPASDARHVDAALAKAWSSGFHRAAGGFKTEPFEYISALSPAGAGSSTAADMARYMRMLLNGGSLDGKTILPAASFDELGKITYRNGDKVGGIAHGFFRIPYGRYESLEHGGATLYFLSDMVVLPEAGVAVFVSANTDSGREFATTLPRLIFEHFLADANPSALPQPAKDFAISGQRFVGSYQNERRNYSTLEKFFTAIDSVVDVGITPEGYLLVSDGAQAKRYVQDGALSFRSVENDQHIQFFADATGRISGTAGAYGHTYSDRIGVLDAPSTFAQIMALLALTCIGVLLCVWRRRALPIPRSSRRGAPSAVAALVAATLIWLAFLGTALVTLAQIAAGGSDIVFVYPTTPLRVTVALAYAATGLTVLAVVLWPSIWKVRYWSFWRKFRHTLVLLIMLASIAMLWYWNVLGAHLAVGQ
- a CDS encoding FAD-dependent oxidoreductase, which translates into the protein MPPRTRNIAVIGGGTAGAASALFLARAGHRITLFERVDNPTAVGAGILLQPAGMRVLQALGLLDEILAHGARNDRLFGTNAHGRTVLDVRYHDWDAQQFGLGLHRGTLFSVLWQAVLVAAIEVRIATAVTRFFHHADSVELFNDDTSLGEFDGVVIADGTRSSLRASLSIPQTVTPYPWGALWAIIPDDGVTSGVLRQWFRHAGQMLGLMSTGYAYQQKNLPVISLFWSLRADRLAHWRNEGLQAWKDDVLALAPIESVLAHIRSPEQLTFASYADVRMRHWHDGRVVCIGDCAHATSPQLGQGANLALVDAAVLAQCLAAQDDIPTALASYSQKRHAHLRYYQTASKWLTPFFQSDSRVASGLRDALLGPICRAPIAKYHMAKTLSGTKTGWLFGDLPDENF
- a CDS encoding MerC domain-containing protein; translated protein: MLYYNHNVVPEIFLQPSQSPKPPGKLIRLADRLGASAAFLCALHCAALPFVLALLPALGLTFLADHGFEHAFIAFATVLASVTLIIGYRRHHVFRAFWFLLPGLVLLWTGSALDGHAGSTTHALLVATGGTLVTIAHLINLRLSHVQMHVHDSFCVH
- a CDS encoding cation diffusion facilitator family transporter codes for the protein MSTPHSHDDDDDHPHASHAAHAIKDRAIKNQAIKDPAPTSRNESRLLLAFALTLITLLVEAGGGWWSGSLALIADAGHMLVDALALLLAWAGAHFSRRPPDARRSFGYARLEVLAAYSNALIQFLLVAWIVTEAGMRLFKPEAILSGVMFWIALAGLVINALVLRVLHVGPHAHGDHGHAHGDEDLNMRSANLHVLGDLLGSLGAVVAALLIRYFGWLQADPILSVLVSLLILRGAWRLLQRSGHILLEGTPDNIDHAQVTATLLQDVAAVQDVHHLHFWQLVGGAHMATLHVRLATSTDAEKIDSDQVLRDIKQLLHERYQIRHATVQIELKACPDIQCHD